Proteins co-encoded in one Malus sylvestris chromosome 7, drMalSylv7.2, whole genome shotgun sequence genomic window:
- the LOC126627827 gene encoding metacaspase-1-like — MYNMLVNCCHCRTPLQLPPGADSIRCAICQGVTIIADSRGLHQPPASHAPPPPAPYSHAPSPPSPYCHAPPGPPPNTHGRKKAVICGISYKYSRHELKGCINDAKCMRYLLINKFQFPDDCIVMLTEEETHPSKIPNRYNIRMALHWLVQGCQPGDSLLFHYSGHGSQQRNYNGDEIDGFDETLCPLDFETQGMIVDDEINAAIVRPLPPGVKLHAIIDACHSGTVLDLPFLCRMDRGGRYVWEDHRPPSGMWKGSGGGEVISFSGCDDDQTSADTSALSKITSTGAMTFCFIQAIERGQASTYGSILNSMRSTIRSTGTGGGGGGGGRLTSLLGGGGGGGGAVTSLVSMLLTGGSATGGLKQEPQLTACEPFDVYTKPFSL; from the exons ATGTATAATATGCTGGTGAATTGCTGCCACTGCCGCACCCCTCTCCAGCTGCCCCCCGGTGCCGATTCCATCCGCTGCGCAATCTGCCAGGGTGTCACTATAATTGCGGACTCACGTGGCCTCCATCAGCCTCCAGCCTCCCACGCGCCTCCACCTCCCGCTCCTTACTCTCACGCCCCGTCACCTCCCTCCCCCTACTGTCACGCGCCTCCAGGCCCTCCCCCCAACACGCACGGGCGGAAGAAGGCTGTGATCTGCGGGATCTCGTATAAGTACTCGAGACATGAGCTCAAGGGTTGCATCAATGATGCCAAGTGCATGCGGTATCTCCTCATCAACAAGTTCCAGTTTCCAGACGATTGCATTGTCATGCTCACCG AAGAAGAAACTCACCCTTCCAAGATTCCGAACAGATACAACATTAGAATGGCATTACATTGGCTTGTACAAGGCTGTCAACCAGGAGACTCCCTCCTGTTTCATTACTCTGGTCATGGTTCACAGCAGAGGAATTATAATGGTGATGAAATTGATGGTTTTGATGAAACCCTTTGTCCCCTTGACTTCGAAACTCAGGGTATGATTGTTGATGATGAGATAAATGCAGCAATTGTAAGGCCCCTTCCACCCGGGGTTAAGCTTCATGCAATAATTGATGCTTGTCATAGTGGCACCGTGCTAGATTTGCCCTTCCTTTGCAGAATGGACAG GGGCGGACGATATGTATGGGAGGATCATCGCCCTCCATCAGGCATGTGGAAAGGATCAGGCGGTGGAGAAGTCATTTCCTTCAGTGGTTGTGATGATGATCAAACGTCTGCTGATACATCA GCTCTATCGAAGATCACATCAACAGGTGCTATGACCTTCTGCTTCATCCAAGCAATCGAGCGTGGACAAGCGAGTACCTATGGAAGCATACTCAATTCTATGCGCTCTACCATTCGAAGTACGGGTacgggtggtggtggtggtggcggcggcAGATTAACATCTCTCCTTggcggtggcggcggcggcggtggtGCTGTGACATCCCTAGTCAGCATGCTTCTGACAGGAGGCAGTGCTACTGGCGGGCTAAAACAG GAACCGCAACTAACTGCCTGCGAGCCATTTGATGTGTATACTAAACCTTTCTCCCTATGA
- the LOC126627820 gene encoding uncharacterized protein LOC126627820: MHQKKSEAQIGTESIGVSSDYNPISATAAAAAAAPPPSPPYSSFSSISHQFNHISQFPRYPSQHFPHHDPPIPQTTPYKRPLLTQAPSSLSKSPTLHKFPPPPQKPPLFSPSIAAKSTFFRLLRRVNRLRRLLLLLSLPFFYFLVSHPSHSFFLDFLSAFAFSAALLFSLNLALPRLPSIRLFLARSFPIKLKTSSRPPLPVFWSIGSRPKAEKRGNSGCWVQVYSNGDVYEGEFHKGKCSGSGVYYYYMSGRYEGDWVDGKYDGYGVETWARGSRYRGQYRQGLRHGFGVYRFYTGDVYAGEWSNGQSHGCGIHTCEDGSRYVGEFKWGVKHGLGHYHFRNGDTYAGEYFADKMHGFGVYRFANGHRYEGAWHEGRRQGLGMYTFRNGETQAGHWQNGVLDVPSTQNANFPVSPVAVNHSKVLNAVQEARIVSEKAYDVAKVDERVNRAVTAANRAANAARVAAVKAVQKQMQHNSSSDHMPIQIV; encoded by the exons ATGCATCAGAAGAAATCAGAAGCTCAGATCGGAACAGAAAGCATTGGCGTCTCTTCCGATTACAACCCAATCTCAGCCactgccgccgccgccgccgccgcacCACCGCCATCGCCGCCTTATTCTTCCTTCTCCTCGATTTCCCACCAATTCAATCACATCTCCCAATTCCCTCGCTACCCATCTCAACATTTTCCCCACCATGACCCCCCAATCCCTCAAACCACACCTTACAAGCGACCCCTTTTGACCCAAGCCCCCTCCTCCCTCTCCAAATCCCCGACCCTCCACAAATTCCCACCTCCGCCGCAAAAACCACCTCTCTTTTCCCCTTCCATCGCTGCCAAATCCACCTTCTTTCGCCTCCTCCGTCGCGTTAACCGCCTTCGCCGCCTCCTCCTACTGCTCTCTTTGCCCTTCTTTTACTTCCTGGTCTCTCACCCTAGCCACTCTTTCTTCCTCGACTTCCTCTCTGCCTTCGCTTTCTCCGCCGCATTGCTCTTCTCCCTCAATCTCGCCCTCCCCCGCCTCCCGTCCATACGGCTGTTCCTCGCCAGGTCTTTCCCAATCAAGCTCAAGACCTCCTCTAGGCCGCCGCTCCCGGTGTTTTGGTCAATCGGGTCGCGGCCCAAAGCCGAAAAGAGAGGGAATTCGGGGTGTTGGGTTCAGGTTTACAGCAATGGAGACGTGTATGAGGGTGAATTTCACAAGGGGAAATGTTCAGGAAGTGGGGTGTATTACTATTACATGAGTGGGAGGTACGAGGGGGATTGGGTTGATGGTAAGTATGATGGTTATGGCGTCGAGACGTGGGCGAGAGGAAGCCGGTATCGCGGTCAGTATAGGCAGGGCCTGAGGCATGGTTTCGGGGTGTATAGGTTTTACACTGGGGATGTTTATGCAGGGGAATGGTCTAATGGGCAGAGTCATGGGTGTGGAATTCATACCTGTGAGGATGGGAGTAGATATGTTGGGGAATTCAAGTGGGGTGTCAAGCACGGCCTTGGTCACTACCATTTCAG aaatggTGACACATATGCTGGAGAATATTTTGCGGATAAAATGCATGGGTTTGGGGTCTATCGATTTGCAAATGGGCATAGGTATGAGGGAGCTTGGCATGAGGGTAGAAGGCAAGGGCTTGGTATGTACACGTTTAGAAATGGGGAAACTCAAGCTGGTCACTGGCAAAATGGAGTCCTTGATGTTCCAAGCACACAGAATGCAAATTTTCCTGTATCTCCCGTTGCTGTTAATCATTCCAAAGTACTTAATGCGGTTCAG GAAGCAAGAATAGTGTCCGAGAAGGCCTATGATGTAGCCAAGGTGGATGAAAGAGTGAACAGGGCCGTAACAGCAGCTAATAGGGCAGCAAATGCAGCTAGAGTGGCAGCAGTGAAAGCTGTCCAGAAACAAATGCAGCATAACAGTAGCAGTGACCACATGCCAATTCAAATTGTATGA
- the LOC126627859 gene encoding 60S ribosomal protein L37a, whose product MTKRTKKAGIVGKYGTRYGASLRKQIKKMEVSQHSKYFCEFCGKYAVKRKAVGIWGCKDCGKVKAGGAYTLNTASAVTVRSTIRRLREQTES is encoded by the exons ATG ACTAAGAGAACCAAGAAGGCGGGTATTGTTGGGAAGTACG GCACCCGATATGGTGCTAGTCTGAGGAAGCAAATCAAGAAGATGGAAGTCTCTCAGCACAGCAAGTACTTCTGTGAGTTCTGTGGGAAG TACGCGGTGAAGCGTAAGGCTGTTGGAATTTGGGGTTGCAAAGATTGTGGCAAAGTGAAAGCCGGAGGCGCCTACACACTGAA TACTGCTAGTGCTGTGACCGTTAGGAGCACCATCCGAAGGCTGAGGGAGCAGACCGAGAGTTAG